A genome region from Drosophila simulans strain w501 chromosome 2R, Prin_Dsim_3.1, whole genome shotgun sequence includes the following:
- the LOC6735133 gene encoding uncharacterized protein LOC6735133 isoform X2, with product MAQQQRSWDEGAVGGGSYGHPHSSHHKVPARAASNPLPCKGATPKLPRQYHGGPTSSYNYGGYDTPRSPKITTTFAQDSCDDVSSSTPSSYYQTPPSGSIDDSASLLSGRTTARSPKSQCQFVFDAVSPSHGRKFEYYEPISPDDGALYYDPPSSPRRQGSKKLMRTKIPLDPVPQLTTTGVDESMAVAMAMGGAGGGGYAQGGPSKRQRDEWELPVISKIEARNLSAAAGAGSAGGSYYGLKRDSCVTDCTQLSMESGETGTQHTNSTMVTHTTTSFSFTEPEMEQEAGQPQLRRQRRHAINITSNPGYQVLHSSHSTLDRTCSDSVVSLRYRKSTSDLTQDADHELSGCKPNKPKTHVEHKPRRRGSSKGGLAYLASRRSSRESMKSACSNASIVSNDDVGPLAFQSSNRGRQRRTSNFLELPVPDHVRPRVCSLPERPYNPRASDDLYRLRHFSISKGNVVNCGDSIISRRSRSNTSVNSTNSRASERSPFEGSCCGAGYANVDSLPATPDDSENLDPPPPARYRVVMLGDAGVGKTALVNQFMTSEYMHTYDASLVLDDEFGEKTVSVLLDDEESDMVFIDHPSVEMSVENSLSTYEPHGCVVVFSVVDRSSFRVAEEIINYLWQENYTKDKAVILVGNKADLARARLITSQEGKALAASRDAKFIETSSGIQHNVDELLVGILKQMRLKEKREKKATASKMKTSRTHISLHLAKELLQKICLSDISKSKSCENLHVL from the exons ATGGCCCAGCAACAGCGCAGCTGGGACGAGGGAGCTGTCGGTGGAGGATCCTATGGTCATCCCCACTCCTCGCACCACAAAGTACCTGCTCGAGCTGCCAGCAATCCGCTGCCCTGTAAAGGGGCCACTCCCAAGCTGCCCAG GCAATACCATGGAGGTCCGACGTCGAGCTATAACTATGGGGGATACGATACCCCGAGGAGTCCCAAGATCACCACCACATTTGCCCAAGACAGTTGTGATGATGTAAGTAGCTCCACGCCCAGCTCCTATTATCAGACGCCCCCATCGGGATCGATAGATGATTCGGCATCTCTGCTCAGTGGACGCACAACTGCCCGCAGTCCCAAGTCGCAGTGCCAGTTCGTCTTTGATGCAGTGAGTCCCAGTCACGGCAGGAAGTTCGAGTACTATGAACCCATCTCACCGGACGATGGAGCTCTCTACTATGATCCTCCCAGTTCGCCGCGACGACAGGGTTCCAAGAAGCTAATGAGGACAAAGATCCCATTGGATCCAGTTCCCCAGTTGACCACAACAGGCGTGGATGAGAGCATGGCGGTGGCTATGGCCATGggcggagcaggaggtggAGGTTACGCCCAAGGAGGACCAAGCAAGCGGCAGAGAGATGAGTGGGAACTACCGGTGATCAGCAAGATCGAGGCGAGAAACCTAAGTGCGgctgcaggagcaggatcGGCTGGAGGAAGTTATTATGGCTTGAAGCGCGACTCGTGCGTCACTGACTGCACGCAGCTGTCTATGGAATCCGGCGAGACGGGTACCCAGCATACCAATAGCACCATGGTGAcccacaccaccaccagcttTAGCTTTACGGAGCCGGAAATGGAGCAGGAGGCTGGCCAGCCGCAATTGCGCCGTCAACGTCGCCATGCCATCAACATCACCTCCAATCCCGGCTACCAGGTTCTCCACAGCTCTCACTCTACGCTGGATCGTACCTGTTCCGATAGCGTGGTCTCACTTCGCTACCGCAAATCCACCAGTGACCTGACCCAAGATGCTGACCACGAGCTAAGTGGCTGCAAGCCCAACAAGCCGAAGACCCATGTGGAGCATAAACCGCGTCGCCGGGGCAGCTCCAAAGGTGGACTGGCCTACTTGGCCAGCCGGCGAAGTTCCCGTGAGTCGATGAAGAGCGCCTGCTCCAATGCCTCCATCGTTTCAAACGACGATGTTGGACCACTGGCCTTCCAGAGTTCAAATCGCGGTCGCCAGCGTAGAACATCGAACTTTCTTGAGTTACCTG TTCCCGACCATGTGCGTCCGCGAGTCTGTTCCCTTCCAGAGCGACCGTACAATCCGCGGGCCAGTGATGACCTGTACCGCCTGCGTCACTTCTCCATCAGCAAGGGCAACGTGGTCAACTGTGGCGACTCAATCATCTCGCGGAGATCGCGGAGCAACACCAGCGTCAACTCGACGAACAGCCGGGCCAGCGAACGTTCCCCCTTCGAGGGCAGCTGTTGCGGAGCGGGCTATGCCAATGTGGACTCATTGCCGGCGACGCCGGATGACTCGGAGAACCTGGATCCACCTCCGCCCGCCCGCTACCGCGTCGTGATGCTGGGCGATGCCGGCGTGGGCAAAACGGCGCTGGTCAATCAGTTCATGACGTCGGAGTACATGCACACCTATGACGCTAGCCTGG TTTTAGACGACGAGTTCGGCGAGAAGACGGTGAGCGTGCTGCTGGACGATGAGGAGTCGGACATGGTCTTCATTGACCATCCCAGCGTTGAGATGAGCGTGGAGAACTCCCTATCCACATATGAGCCACATGGCTGCGTCGTGGTCTTCTCGGTGGTGGATCGCAGCTCCTTCCGCGTGGCCGAGGAAATCATCAATTACCTGTGGCAGGAGAACTACACCAAGGACAAGGCTGTCATCCTGGTGGGCAACAAGGCGGATCTGGCCCGCGCCCGGCTTATCACATCACAGG AGGGCAAAGCCCTGGCCGCCTCACGCGATGCCAAATTTATTGAGACGTCCAGCGGCATACAGCACAACGTCGATGAGCTGCTCGTCGGCATATTGAAGCAG ATGCGGCTGAAAGAGAAGCGGGAGAAGAAGGCCACCGCCTCGAAGATGAAGACATCCCGCACCCACATATCGCTGCACTTGGCCAAAGAACTGCTGCAGAAGATCTGCCTCAGCGACATCTCCAAGTCGAAGAGCTGCGAGAATCTGCATGTGCTATAA
- the LOC6735133 gene encoding uncharacterized protein LOC6735133 isoform X1, producing the protein MAQQQRSWDEGAVGGGSYGHPHSSHHKVPARAASNPLPCKGATPKLPRQYHGGPTSSYNYGGYDTPRSPKITTTFAQDSCDDVSSSTPSSYYQTPPSGSIDDSASLLSGRTTARSPKSQCQFVFDAVSPSHGRKFEYYEPISPDDGALYYDPPSSPRRQGSKKLMRTKIPLDPVPQLTTTGVDESMAVAMAMGGAGGGGYAQGGPSKRQRDEWELPVISKIEARNLSAAAGAGSAGGSYYGLKRDSCVTDCTQLSMESGETGTQHTNSTMVTHTTTSFSFTEPEMEQEAGQPQLRRQRRHAINITSNPGYQVLHSSHSTLDRTCSDSVVSLRYRKSTSDLTQDADHELSGCKPNKPKTHVEHKPRRRGSSKGGLAYLASRRSSRESMKSACSNASIVSNDDVGPLAFQSSNRGRQRRTSNFLELPVPDHVRPRVCSLPERPYNPRASDDLYRLRHFSISKGNVVNCGDSIISRRSRSNTSVNSTNSRASERSPFEGSCCGAGYANVDSLPATPDDSENLDPPPPARYRVVMLGDAGVGKTALVNQFMTSEYMHTYDASLDDEFGEKTVSVLLDDEESDMVFIDHPSVEMSVENSLSTYEPHGCVVVFSVVDRSSFRVAEEIINYLWQENYTKDKAVILVGNKADLARARLITSQEGKALAASRDAKFIETSSGIQHNVDELLVGILKQMRLKEKREKKATASKMKTSRTHISLHLAKELLQKICLSDISKSKSCENLHVL; encoded by the exons ATGGCCCAGCAACAGCGCAGCTGGGACGAGGGAGCTGTCGGTGGAGGATCCTATGGTCATCCCCACTCCTCGCACCACAAAGTACCTGCTCGAGCTGCCAGCAATCCGCTGCCCTGTAAAGGGGCCACTCCCAAGCTGCCCAG GCAATACCATGGAGGTCCGACGTCGAGCTATAACTATGGGGGATACGATACCCCGAGGAGTCCCAAGATCACCACCACATTTGCCCAAGACAGTTGTGATGATGTAAGTAGCTCCACGCCCAGCTCCTATTATCAGACGCCCCCATCGGGATCGATAGATGATTCGGCATCTCTGCTCAGTGGACGCACAACTGCCCGCAGTCCCAAGTCGCAGTGCCAGTTCGTCTTTGATGCAGTGAGTCCCAGTCACGGCAGGAAGTTCGAGTACTATGAACCCATCTCACCGGACGATGGAGCTCTCTACTATGATCCTCCCAGTTCGCCGCGACGACAGGGTTCCAAGAAGCTAATGAGGACAAAGATCCCATTGGATCCAGTTCCCCAGTTGACCACAACAGGCGTGGATGAGAGCATGGCGGTGGCTATGGCCATGggcggagcaggaggtggAGGTTACGCCCAAGGAGGACCAAGCAAGCGGCAGAGAGATGAGTGGGAACTACCGGTGATCAGCAAGATCGAGGCGAGAAACCTAAGTGCGgctgcaggagcaggatcGGCTGGAGGAAGTTATTATGGCTTGAAGCGCGACTCGTGCGTCACTGACTGCACGCAGCTGTCTATGGAATCCGGCGAGACGGGTACCCAGCATACCAATAGCACCATGGTGAcccacaccaccaccagcttTAGCTTTACGGAGCCGGAAATGGAGCAGGAGGCTGGCCAGCCGCAATTGCGCCGTCAACGTCGCCATGCCATCAACATCACCTCCAATCCCGGCTACCAGGTTCTCCACAGCTCTCACTCTACGCTGGATCGTACCTGTTCCGATAGCGTGGTCTCACTTCGCTACCGCAAATCCACCAGTGACCTGACCCAAGATGCTGACCACGAGCTAAGTGGCTGCAAGCCCAACAAGCCGAAGACCCATGTGGAGCATAAACCGCGTCGCCGGGGCAGCTCCAAAGGTGGACTGGCCTACTTGGCCAGCCGGCGAAGTTCCCGTGAGTCGATGAAGAGCGCCTGCTCCAATGCCTCCATCGTTTCAAACGACGATGTTGGACCACTGGCCTTCCAGAGTTCAAATCGCGGTCGCCAGCGTAGAACATCGAACTTTCTTGAGTTACCTG TTCCCGACCATGTGCGTCCGCGAGTCTGTTCCCTTCCAGAGCGACCGTACAATCCGCGGGCCAGTGATGACCTGTACCGCCTGCGTCACTTCTCCATCAGCAAGGGCAACGTGGTCAACTGTGGCGACTCAATCATCTCGCGGAGATCGCGGAGCAACACCAGCGTCAACTCGACGAACAGCCGGGCCAGCGAACGTTCCCCCTTCGAGGGCAGCTGTTGCGGAGCGGGCTATGCCAATGTGGACTCATTGCCGGCGACGCCGGATGACTCGGAGAACCTGGATCCACCTCCGCCCGCCCGCTACCGCGTCGTGATGCTGGGCGATGCCGGCGTGGGCAAAACGGCGCTGGTCAATCAGTTCATGACGTCGGAGTACATGCACACCTATGACGCTAGCCTGG ACGACGAGTTCGGCGAGAAGACGGTGAGCGTGCTGCTGGACGATGAGGAGTCGGACATGGTCTTCATTGACCATCCCAGCGTTGAGATGAGCGTGGAGAACTCCCTATCCACATATGAGCCACATGGCTGCGTCGTGGTCTTCTCGGTGGTGGATCGCAGCTCCTTCCGCGTGGCCGAGGAAATCATCAATTACCTGTGGCAGGAGAACTACACCAAGGACAAGGCTGTCATCCTGGTGGGCAACAAGGCGGATCTGGCCCGCGCCCGGCTTATCACATCACAGG AGGGCAAAGCCCTGGCCGCCTCACGCGATGCCAAATTTATTGAGACGTCCAGCGGCATACAGCACAACGTCGATGAGCTGCTCGTCGGCATATTGAAGCAG ATGCGGCTGAAAGAGAAGCGGGAGAAGAAGGCCACCGCCTCGAAGATGAAGACATCCCGCACCCACATATCGCTGCACTTGGCCAAAGAACTGCTGCAGAAGATCTGCCTCAGCGACATCTCCAAGTCGAAGAGCTGCGAGAATCTGCATGTGCTATAA
- the LOC6735135 gene encoding uncharacterized protein LOC6735135 → MDIESDSDTSERWEDFFGSSTELAPSLLGIYDTLTNSFAAGGVAAAPTATSHESKASSSGDSTPKRSNSNCSSSSTGSSTGSCSSVPTSDDQSASYTLASSSTHLGHQEPPAPLVVAGLRDEPDGAQLSRLVQRRSQESQIHGSSSSIASSGSSRRGSNIRILSPNVHRIITHSEIQPVEAVSAEALKQHQQQSPRSPIQGRYIKTGHSGTPPAAGSTPKLKLSHIPLSKNTGKLSTQSGSELVSTFDSSNEYLNSVAFAAFEKSKPQDEDRTPTNKSVPGTTFHFDGHPFQGRKLTLPRYDSQQSIKLIEMEQLAATSAQLLHAKPATPGTPATPTPSATKAKEFVCSEPLSPVDIVDTINFDLVAQHMERLTLADPGDLDPRAELIEAVNKTLVNKPLVRSSSAACASTICSSPLLTYARTKSLGAKASTLGGGVPIKLPTAEQLAELEEANKLSAESLDRLTDIKPKFAARLSELARLNNRPLSSSSICSTSSSSSSGSDQLLNGKLMATSYLASVESLAESENELGDQHHPPAMSVLEKTCLEIVDSERSFVEDLGQVIKGYLLDWKERACLRVDELQILFANIEEIYEFNSMLLQRLINTGRDPGRIARCFIDLRDGFDVYTTYCTSYPEAISLLTKLLQATHTYSLLASTQKLLQHRLPLGSYLLKPVQRILKYHLLLDSLRKHCDVKEVVEAHVIMRQVAHNIDQVKRKQEQQSRVKELSGILDGWLGPELTVLGELRQEGLLMEQHNKQRLVLLFATMLIITKQKEDGRLQFKTYISQNNLMLSEHLPGEPTSFYVIPFDEPRHQIKLTARNRDQKRIWTQHIKGVMLEKLDIPMRAKELVYQLGNEEDRTPDRSTWKWSLHSGSNSTPTYLERRNACRRSEIRQRNSKFKRKTVANSSSFDSFNESLEQEEESVSQAKPSKPLARNNSLDDTALQKLAAAMRYRKRDAAVKEETKTPVKEPCKCDQDAKQDERIEPCSCILRDQRSRSAKSHSPVFSYKALKERSKSVPRIGGFSLDEEAEREREQDEDSAASLRGSKPDLTERKTKGKGFFEVKQYNHKTMPKKIANLKKQRSSTTKSCSRFYMDLSEFDSSSSTVLKITESTEELRPDGEIELAQEAATLDESTQDQYYSPEHETELLSPAEKSKRDAQIVLDLLKNNKEFERIYNKQQKRRESPVSPVSPDISRGPILPPPRPPSRSPPPLELDEQEKKPVEEVNSVIEEPIYETLLRNVHVPYKFSPVLGRAKSSQMLKKRSKTDPAASRPESDYVTLVYSPEGVLQRVGEEVVQRDSCSSSTTSTSSNGSESTLKRDSQSTVINLLMEAVQEHGSRPLPKNSVSGSESSLLPRALKSIDNLSMAFGRSNRPPERRVSDVTEMCRQSVLHRQGSEAVGERMAHVDYADPKALFGRGVLNHSERDSVLSLTSSSTDSMCEQQRKRSGVDSPGATFEYEQQVEDSLENDFRDSAIYSDDNEKRSGDYDVHLRRPSSPPPPPPPLGPRPHQPPQIAPKPPKDQLIQQRSGVIVCQSASRSWVLQQIENFNK, encoded by the exons GCAGCTCCACCGAATTGGCACCTTCGCTGCTGGGCATCTACGACACATTGACAAACAGCTTTGCcgcggggggcgtggcagctgctcCCACTGCGACATCTCACGAATCGAAGGCATCCAGCAGCGGCGACTCGACGCCCAAGAGGAGCAACAgtaactgcagcagcagcagcactggcTCATCGACTGGCAGCTGTTCGAGTGTCCCCACCAGCGATGACCAGTCTGCTAGCTACACGCTAGCCAGCTCCAGCACTCATTTGGGCCACCAGGAGCCGCCCGCTCCACTGGTGGTTGCGGGCCTGCGGGACGAACCGGATGGCGCTCAGTTGAGCAGGTTGGTGCAGCGCAGAAGCCAGGAGTCGCAGATtcacggcagcagcagcagcatagcCTCGAGTGGCAGCAGTCGACGGGGTAGCAACATCCGCATCCTTTCGCCCAATGTTCACAGGATCATCACGCACTCGGAAATTCAACCAGTGGAGGCGGTGTCCGCGGAGGCACTGaaacagcatcagcagcaatcCCCGAGGAGTCCCATCCAGGGCAGGTATATAAAGACCGGTCATAGCGGAACACCACCTGCCGCTGGTTCCACACCCAAGCTGAAGCTCTCGCACATACCGCTGTCCAAGAACACCGGCAAGTTGTCCACCCAGTCTGGCAGCGAGCTGGTGTCGACCTTCGATTCCAGCAACGAGTATTTGAACTCGGTGGCCTTCGCCGCTTTCGAGAAATCCAAGCCGCAGGACGAGGATCGGACACCAACGAACAAATCGGTACCAGGCACAACCTTCCATTTCGATGGGCATCCGTTTCAAGGGCGTAAACTAACCCTGCCGCGGTACGATTCCCAGCAGAGCATCAAGCTGATCGAAATGGAGCAGCTGGCGGCCACCAGTGCGCAACTGCTGCATGCCAAGCCCGCCACGCCCGGAactccggccacgcccactcccagTGCAACCAAAGCAAAGGAGTTCGTGTGCAGTGAGCCACTGAGTCCCGTGGATATAGTGGACACCATTAACTTCGATCTGGTTGCGCAGCATATGGAAAGATTAACTCTGGCGGATCCAGGAGACTTGGATCCAAGGGCGGAGCTAATAGAAGCGGTTAACAAAACACTGGTTAACAAGCCACTGGTCAGGAGCTCCTCCGCCGCATGTGCCTCCACGATCTGCAGTTCCCCGCTGCTGACCTATGCCCGCACCAAGAGTTTGGGCGCCAAGGCCAGCACTTTGGGCGGTGGAGTGCCTATTAAGCTGCCCACTGCCGAACAGCTGGCCGAGCTGGAGGAGGCCAACAAGCTGTCAGCGGAAAGTCTGGACAGGCTCACCGATATCAAGCCCAAGTTTGCAGCTCGCCTTAGTGAGCTGGCCAGGCTGAACAATCGCCCGctgtcctcctcctccatctgctccacctcctccagtTCTAGTTCCGGCTCGGACCAACTGCTCAATGGAAAACTGATGGCTACTTCCTATTTGGCCAGCGTGGAAAGTCTGGCGGAGAGTGAGAACGAGCTGGGCGATCAACACCATCCACCGGCGATGAGTGTTCTCGAGAAAACCTGCCTGGAGATCGTGGACTCGGAACGAAGCTTTGTCGAGGATTTGGGTCAGGTCATCAAGGG GTACCTGTTGGACTGGAAGGAGCGTGCGTGCCTGCGCGTAGACGAATTGCAAATACTCTTCGCCAACATTGAAGAGATTTATGAATTCAACTCGATGCTATTGCAGCGACTTATCAACACGGGAAGGGATCCCGGGAGGATCGCCAGGTGCTTCATTGACCTGCGCGATGGCTTTGATGTGTACACAACCTACTG CACAAGCTACCCGGAAGCCATATCGTTGCTGACCAAGTTGCTGCAGGCCACGCACACGTACTCTCTGCTCGCCTCCACGCAGAAGCTGCTCCAACATCGCCTGCCCCTGGGATCCTACCTCCTGAAGCCGGTGCAGCGCATCCTCAAGTACCATCTGCTGCTGGAC AGCCTGCGCAAGCATTGCGATGTGAAGGAGGTGGTCGAGGCCCATGTGATCATGCGCCAGGTGGCGCACAACATTGACCAGGTGAAGCgaaagcaggagcagcagagtCGCGTCAAGGAGCTGTCCGGCATTCTGGACGGCTGGCTGGGACCAG AGCTCACTGTTCTGGGAGAGCTGCGCCAAGAGGGCCTGCTGATGGAGCAGCACAACAAACAACGCCTGGTACTCCTATTCGCCACCATGCTGATCATCACCAAGCAAAAGGAGGACGGACGCCTGCAGTTCAAGACTTACATTTCG CAAAACAATCTGATGCTGAGCGAACACTTGCCCGGTGAACCGACCAGCTTCTATGTCATCCCCTTCGACGAGCCGCGCCATCAAATCAAACTGACGGCCCGGAATCGTGACCAGAAGCGCATCTGGACGCAGCACATCAAAGGTGTCATGCTGGAGAAGCTAGACATTCCGATGCGCGCCAAGGAGCTGGTCTATCAGCTGGGCAACGAGGAAG ATCGCACGCCAGATCGCAGCACATGGAAGTGGAGCCTTCACTCGGGAAGTAACTCGACTCCAACTTACCTGGAGCGAAGGAACGCCTGCCGGAGGAGTGAGATACGCCAGCGGAACTCAAAGTTCAAGCGGAAGACGGTGGCCAACTCCAGTTCCTTCGACAGTTTCAATGAGTCcttggagcaggaggaggaatCGGTTAGTCAGGCGAAGCCCTCTAAGCCTCTGGCCAGAAATAATAGCCTGGACGATACTGCTCTGCAGAAACTTGCTGCTGCCATGAGATATCGCAAAAGGGATGCCGCGGTGAAGGAGGAGACGAAGACGCCGGTGAAGGAGCCTTGTAAGTGCGACCAGGATGCGAAACAGGATGAGCGGATAGAACCGTGTTCCTGCATTCTGCGGGACCAGCGCAGTCGCAGTGCCAAGTCACATTCGCCCGTCTTCAGTTACAAGGCACTCAAGGAGCGCAGCAAGTCGGTTCCCCGGATCGGAGGCTTTAGCTTGGACGAGGAGGCTGAGAGAGAACGGGAACAGGACGAGGATAGCGCAGCCTCTTTGAGGGGCAGCAAGCCCGATCTCACCGAGCGCAAGACCAAGGGGAAGGGATTCTTTGAAGTCAAGCAATACAACCACAAGACGATGCCCAAAAAGATAGCCAATTTGAAGAAGCAACGAAGTAGCACCACCAAGAGCTGCTCCAGATTCTACATGGATCTCAGCGAATTCGATAGCAGCAGTTCGACTGTACTCAAGATAACCGAGTCCACCGAAGAGCTGCGTCCAGATGGGGAAATCGAACTGGCCCAAGAAGCCGCCACACTGGATGAGTCCACACAGGATCAGTATTACAGCCCAGAGCACGAGACGGAACTACTGTCCCCAGCAGAGAAGTCAAAGCGAGATGCACAGATTGTCCTTGATTTGCTAAAGAACAACAAGGAATTTGAGAGGATCTACAACAAGCAACAGAAGAGGCGCGAAAGTCCAGTGAGTCCCGTGAGTCCCGATATAAGTCGTGGACCCATTCTGCCGCCCCCGCGTCCTCCATCGAGATCTCCACCACCCTTGGAACTGGATGAGCAGGAGAAGAAACCAGTCGAAGAGGTGAATTCAGTGATCGAGGAGCCCATTTACGAGACTCTGCTGCGCAATGTCCATGTGCCTTACAAATTCTCACCGGTGCTGGGGCGAGCGAAGTCCTCGCAGATGCTGAAGAAGCGATCAAAGACTGATCCCGCAGCCTCACGACCGGAATCAGATTACGTGACCCTAGTCTACTCGCCCGAAGGAGTTCTGCAGCGAGTGGGCGAGGAGGTAGTGCAGAGAGATAGTTGCAGTTCCTCCACCACTTCGACATCCTCAAATGGATCGGAGTCCACGCTGAAACGAGACAGCCAGAGCACGGTGATAAATCTTTTGATGGAGGCGGTGCAAGAGCACGGATCGCGTCCCTTGCCGAAGAACTCAGTTTCGGGATCGGAGAGTTCGCTGCTGCCACGGGCTCTGAAGTCCATAGACAATCTGAGCATGGCCTTCGGACGCTCCAACCGACCGCCGGAGCGCCGGGTGTCCGATGTGACCGAGATGTGCCGTCAGAGTGTGCTGCATCGCCAGGGCAGCGAGGCGGTGGGTGAGAGGATGGCCCATGTGGACTACGCTGATCCCAAGGCTCTATTTGGACGGGGGGTCCTGAACCACTCGGAACGAGACTCGGTCCTCTCACtgacctcctcctccaccgaCAGCATGTGCGAGCAGCAGCGCAAGAGATCCGGCGTGGATTCGCCAGGCGCCACCTTCGAGTACGAGCAGCAGGTGGAGGATAGCCTGGAGAATGATTTCCGCGACTCGGCCATTTACAGCGATGACAACGAGAAGCGTTCCGGGGACTACGATGTCCATCTACGCCGCCCCAGTAGTccgcctccaccaccgcctccgctGGGACCGCGTCCCCATCAGCCGCCACAGATTGCGCCGAAGCCTCCCAAGGATCAGCTCATCCAGCAGCGATCGGGCGTAATCGTCTGCCAGTCGGCCTCCCGCAGCTGGGTGCTTCAGCAGATCGAGAACTTCAACAAGTAG